One genomic window of Clostridioides sp. ES-S-0054-01 includes the following:
- a CDS encoding 2-oxoacid:acceptor oxidoreductase family protein, which produces MEKELVFAGFGGQGVLTLGLIVAESALELGKQVTWMPAYGPTMRGGKAYSVVKFSDESIGGPDMEEIDVLVAMNKPSLDYINLVKEGGTVVINTSTIDENVALREDISVVKINCQELAQRVNNPKAANIVVLGALIAKTGLFEKELALKTMCDFFEEKGKGKFNVQNEAAFMEGYNNAI; this is translated from the coding sequence ATGGAAAAAGAGTTAGTATTTGCAGGATTTGGTGGTCAAGGAGTTTTAACTCTTGGTTTAATTGTAGCTGAGTCAGCACTTGAATTAGGAAAACAAGTAACTTGGATGCCTGCATATGGTCCAACTATGAGGGGTGGAAAAGCATATAGTGTAGTAAAGTTTTCTGATGAAAGTATAGGTGGACCTGACATGGAAGAAATAGATGTCTTAGTGGCAATGAATAAGCCATCTTTAGATTATATAAATTTAGTTAAAGAAGGTGGAACAGTAGTTATTAATACATCTACAATAGATGAGAATGTAGCATTGAGAGAAGATATAAGTGTAGTTAAAATAAATTGTCAAGAATTAGCTCAAAGAGTAAATAATCCAAAAGCAGCAAATATAGTAGTCCTTGGAGCGTTAATTGCTAAGACTGGATTATTTGAAAAAGAATTAGCTTTAAAAACTATGTGTGATTTCTTTGAGGAAAAAGGAAAAGGAAAATTTAATGTTCAAAATGAAGCAGCATTCATGGAAGGATATAATAACGCTATTTGA
- a CDS encoding acetate--CoA ligase family protein, with product MSLEKLIRPKSIAIVGVTDKLGFGRSAALSIVKSKDTDRVYYVNPKREELFGRKCYKTIQDVPEVVDCVVVCTPRNVVLSVLKDSGELGTKAAVVYASGFAEEGTEEGIDLENQLIEISNTYDMKILGPNCMGLINCIDKVNLWAGGCKWDLDTKKPGIGIVGQSGFITAEIVSSDYFNISYGFSTGNGNIVTLEDAVDFLTDDDYASVIAIYLEGLKNPQKFIDALKRAAQKRKPVIILKSGRSEKGAISAASHTGNLAGSSKAFKSIFEKYGVISVENLEQFMCLAQAFSVLDGNLPTNSNFAAINFSGGENTICADLAEENGVELAEISSETKEEMKKYLPGFATPKNPLDATTALFHEKDMIVGLLHTFEKDDSVGFTMVGANIRDEENEMHETLCQAVSEAREQGLKKPVFAVPTLEGNRYLDYRTRLENNQVPIMSSVGTTFTCFNKMAKFIDYDYSKRTLEFKYVKKRELNNVVALSELDSKIEMKKYGVPVPRQGNAKSIDELDEILKYIKYPVVLKINSSEILHKSDVGGVKIGIKNRDEAVDAYNEILTNVKKAKPDANIEGILVQEMVESGIEIIIGITNDDQFGPMLLVGLGGVFVEVFKDTTLYPLPINHDEAIMMLKKLKSFKLLNGYRGSEPCDIDALADMMVKLGKYAYENKDKVKEIDLNPVFVYPKGKGVCAVDALTVKYK from the coding sequence ATGAGTTTGGAAAAACTTATTAGACCAAAAAGTATCGCTATAGTAGGAGTGACTGATAAACTTGGTTTTGGCAGAAGTGCAGCACTTAGTATAGTAAAAAGTAAAGATACAGATAGAGTATATTATGTTAATCCAAAAAGAGAAGAATTGTTTGGAAGAAAATGTTATAAAACGATACAAGATGTTCCAGAAGTAGTAGATTGTGTAGTAGTATGTACACCTAGAAATGTAGTTTTGTCTGTATTAAAAGACTCTGGAGAATTAGGGACAAAGGCAGCTGTAGTATATGCTAGTGGATTTGCAGAGGAAGGTACAGAAGAAGGAATAGATTTAGAAAATCAACTTATAGAAATATCAAATACATATGATATGAAAATATTGGGTCCAAACTGTATGGGATTGATAAATTGTATAGATAAAGTTAATCTATGGGCAGGAGGTTGTAAATGGGATTTAGATACTAAAAAGCCTGGTATAGGAATTGTAGGGCAAAGTGGTTTTATAACTGCAGAGATTGTTTCAAGTGATTATTTTAATATATCTTATGGCTTTTCAACAGGAAATGGAAATATAGTTACATTAGAAGATGCAGTAGATTTCCTCACAGATGATGATTATGCATCAGTAATAGCTATCTACCTTGAAGGTTTAAAAAATCCACAAAAGTTTATAGATGCTCTAAAAAGAGCTGCTCAAAAAAGAAAACCAGTAATAATCTTGAAGTCAGGAAGGTCAGAAAAAGGAGCTATTTCTGCTGCTTCTCATACAGGAAACTTAGCTGGTTCAAGTAAGGCTTTTAAAAGTATTTTTGAAAAATATGGAGTAATTTCTGTGGAAAACTTAGAACAATTTATGTGCTTAGCACAAGCTTTTAGTGTTCTAGATGGTAACTTACCTACAAATTCTAATTTTGCAGCAATAAACTTCTCAGGAGGAGAAAATACTATTTGTGCAGATTTAGCAGAAGAAAATGGTGTAGAACTTGCAGAAATATCTTCTGAAACTAAAGAAGAAATGAAAAAATATCTTCCGGGATTTGCAACACCTAAAAATCCACTAGATGCTACAACAGCATTGTTCCACGAAAAGGATATGATAGTAGGTCTATTACATACCTTTGAAAAGGATGATAGTGTTGGATTTACTATGGTAGGTGCTAATATAAGGGATGAAGAAAATGAAATGCATGAAACACTTTGTCAAGCTGTAAGTGAAGCTAGAGAACAAGGATTGAAAAAGCCTGTGTTTGCAGTTCCTACACTTGAAGGAAATAGATATTTAGATTATAGAACTAGATTAGAAAACAATCAAGTGCCTATAATGTCATCAGTTGGAACTACATTTACTTGTTTTAATAAAATGGCTAAGTTTATAGATTATGATTATTCAAAGAGAACTTTGGAATTTAAATATGTCAAGAAAAGAGAGTTAAATAATGTAGTAGCATTATCAGAATTAGATAGTAAGATTGAGATGAAGAAATATGGAGTACCAGTACCAAGGCAAGGCAATGCAAAAAGTATTGACGAATTAGATGAAATCTTAAAATATATTAAATATCCTGTTGTTTTAAAAATAAATTCTTCTGAAATATTACACAAATCTGATGTTGGAGGGGTTAAAATAGGAATTAAGAATAGAGATGAGGCAGTAGATGCATATAATGAGATTTTAACTAATGTAAAAAAAGCAAAACCAGATGCTAATATTGAAGGTATACTAGTTCAAGAAATGGTAGAAAGTGGTATAGAAATTATTATTGGTATAACTAATGATGACCAATTTGGTCCGATGTTATTAGTTGGTTTAGGAGGAGTATTTGTAGAAGTATTTAAAGATACTACTTTATATCCATTGCCTATAAATCACGATGAAGCTATCATGATGCTTAAAAAATTAAAATCATTTAAGCTTTTAAATGGCTATAGAGGAAGTGAACCTTGCGATATTGATGCTCTTGCAGATATGATGGTTAAGTTAGGAAAATATGCTTATGAAAATAAGGATAAAGTCAAGGAAATAGATTTAAATCCAGTGTTTGTATATCCTAAAGGAAAAGGCGTATGTGCAGTAGACGCCTTAACAGTTAAATATAAATAG
- the vorB gene encoding 3-methyl-2-oxobutanoate dehydrogenase subunit VorB, with translation MKKMWKGNHAIAEAALRGGCEFYAGYPITPQTEVMEFLSHRMSELGRTFIQSENEMAAIYMVYGAYASGMRSMTSSSGPGISLKQEGISYLCANHYPCVIVNVQRWGSGLGSLDSAQTDYLRDTRGGGNGDYHLIVYAPNSIQETVDLMYNSFDVAEKYRVPVEILTEAALGQMMEPVEFPEFKKREEDLGWTYDGSNRDHAKVADNQKSAFCMEKRMRITENEQRWEDYQVEDAEYVFVAFGIPSRTTMNAVIRLREQGEKVGIVRPITVWPFPYKAFEKVNKDVKGFISVESTDTGQLVEDVALASKKVCKENVPVYGLFSGNHIPKTLQVMDTYSKIKSGEIKEVF, from the coding sequence ATGAAGAAGATGTGGAAGGGGAACCACGCCATTGCAGAAGCAGCTCTAAGAGGTGGTTGTGAATTTTATGCAGGATATCCAATTACACCACAAACAGAGGTAATGGAATTTTTATCACATAGAATGTCTGAACTTGGAAGAACTTTTATACAATCCGAAAATGAGATGGCTGCTATATATATGGTATATGGAGCATATGCAAGTGGAATGAGGTCTATGACGAGTTCTTCAGGACCAGGAATATCTTTAAAACAAGAAGGAATCTCGTATTTATGTGCAAATCACTACCCTTGTGTAATAGTAAATGTGCAGAGATGGGGTTCTGGTCTTGGTTCGTTGGATTCAGCACAGACGGACTATCTAAGAGATACTAGAGGGGGAGGAAATGGAGATTATCACTTGATAGTTTATGCACCAAACAGTATTCAAGAGACTGTAGATTTAATGTATAATTCATTTGATGTAGCAGAGAAATATAGAGTGCCTGTTGAAATTTTAACAGAAGCAGCTTTAGGTCAAATGATGGAACCAGTAGAGTTTCCAGAGTTTAAGAAAAGAGAAGAAGATTTAGGTTGGACTTACGATGGAAGTAATAGAGACCATGCAAAAGTTGCAGATAACCAAAAGTCAGCCTTTTGTATGGAAAAGCGTATGAGAATAACTGAAAATGAACAACGATGGGAAGATTATCAAGTCGAAGATGCAGAATATGTGTTTGTAGCATTCGGTATACCATCAAGAACAACTATGAATGCTGTTATAAGACTTAGAGAACAAGGTGAAAAAGTTGGAATAGTAAGACCAATAACAGTATGGCCTTTCCCATATAAAGCATTTGAAAAGGTAAACAAGGATGTAAAAGGATTTATATCAGTAGAATCAACAGATACAGGTCAGTTAGTAGAAGACGTTGCTTTAGCTTCAAAGAAAGTATGTAAAGAAAATGTACCTGTGTATGGTCTATTTAGTGGAAATCATATACCAAAAACATTGCAAGTAATGGACACTTATAGCAAAATAAAATCTGGTGAAATCAAGGAGGTGTTCTAA
- a CDS encoding cell wall-binding repeat-containing protein produces the protein MRTIKRVLALGLTLAIFLINVPNVNALTSDTIKGNNIYETAGLIADKKNYDTAIMVNMDNSIADGLSASGLAGAVDAPILLAQKNKIPNETKQRLKNVKKIYIIGKELSISKSVETELKNTGAQVTRLGGDDRIKTSYSVAKEVSGIKKVDEVILTNAYKGEADTISAAPVSVRDVAPIVLTDGKSVPFSTSNVKTYAVGGSISMSTSLVNKTNAKRLGGSDRYDTNKKVIKEFYPDASEFYLSDGYDLVNALTGSTIAKENPIVLVSESSDRSILAGADKITRLGSISDSVYNKCVSAAQNNGDSSTKGETQTRDETSILGKPTASLDACLKWAKSKKANDLFIELIPILYDTAVQEGVNPVLAVAQSAKETGFCNFGGVLDASFKNPCGLKTTEGGSDTDKNAHSRFDTWEEGILAQIQHLCLYAGQDGYPLSNPVDPRHEKSLFGKAKTVESLSNNWAGGQYGQDLVRMMGEIESLK, from the coding sequence ATGAGAACAATTAAAAGAGTTTTAGCATTAGGCTTAACATTAGCTATATTTCTAATAAATGTACCTAATGTAAATGCATTAACATCAGATACAATTAAAGGTAACAATATATATGAGACAGCTGGATTAATAGCAGATAAAAAGAATTATGATACAGCAATCATGGTAAATATGGATAATTCTATAGCGGATGGTCTTTCAGCAAGTGGTCTTGCAGGTGCTGTTGATGCTCCAATTTTGCTTGCACAAAAAAATAAAATACCAAATGAAACAAAACAAAGATTAAAAAATGTTAAAAAAATATACATAATAGGTAAAGAATTATCAATAAGTAAGTCAGTAGAAACTGAACTGAAAAACACAGGAGCACAAGTAACTAGGTTGGGTGGAGATGATAGAATAAAGACTAGTTATAGTGTTGCTAAAGAGGTAAGTGGTATTAAAAAAGTTGATGAAGTGATATTAACTAATGCATATAAAGGAGAAGCAGATACAATAAGTGCTGCACCTGTGTCAGTAAGAGATGTAGCTCCTATAGTACTTACAGATGGGAAGAGTGTGCCTTTTTCAACAAGCAATGTAAAAACATATGCAGTAGGTGGAAGTATCTCTATGAGCACTAGTTTGGTTAATAAAACTAATGCTAAAAGACTTGGTGGTTCAGATAGATATGATACAAATAAGAAGGTTATAAAAGAATTTTATCCAGATGCGTCAGAATTTTATTTAAGTGATGGATATGATTTAGTAAATGCACTTACAGGTTCTACAATTGCTAAGGAAAATCCAATTGTATTGGTGTCAGAAAGTAGTGATAGGTCTATATTAGCAGGAGCAGATAAGATTACTCGATTAGGTTCAATAAGTGATAGTGTGTATAATAAGTGTGTTTCTGCTGCACAGAATAATGGAGATTCATCTACAAAAGGTGAAACACAGACTAGAGATGAGACAAGCATATTAGGTAAACCAACAGCTAGTTTAGACGCTTGCTTAAAATGGGCTAAATCTAAAAAAGCTAATGATTTATTTATAGAGTTAATACCAATATTATATGATACTGCTGTTCAGGAAGGTGTAAATCCTGTCTTAGCAGTAGCTCAATCTGCAAAAGAAACTGGTTTTTGTAATTTTGGTGGAGTATTAGACGCATCATTTAAAAATCCTTGTGGTCTTAAGACTACAGAAGGTGGTTCTGATACTGACAAGAATGCACATTCAAGATTTGACACTTGGGAAGAAGGAATACTAGCTCAAATTCAGCATTTATGTTTATATGCAGGACAAGATGGTTATCCACTTTCAAATCCAGTAGACCCTAGACATGAAAAGTCTTTATTTGGGAAAGCTAAGACAGTTGAAAGTCTTTCTAATAATTGGGCTGGAGGACAATATGGACAAGATTTAGTTAGGATGATGGGAGAAATCGAGTCATTAAAGTAA
- a CDS encoding ROK family transcriptional regulator: protein MSNKQGSNIKDVKIKNKLIILKLLSTNTPMSRVDLAKSTGLTKMTLSNLVTELINENMIREIESSTLNAHSSGRKPILLDISNISPCICGILIRRNICKVIISDLKGNIVKQLSETYPKYLSNDVLKDIIKRMFTKIMKINKREIIGIGISSIGPVDDINGTILNPPDFGDVSNLNIVDFIKEMSDLPIFLINDANSGALAEKMYGLGKNISNYIYLHIMNGIGAGLVLENKLHTGNLGQSGEIGHTSINFSGPLCSCGNNGCLDYYTSASNLIKRIESLSHIYSNSPLINCKDFSLVKLIDEANNKDSLAMFLLDEFCTYVSYALVNTLTLIDCSSIIIGYDFNVPGTFIENTLLKKLTASASFSKYKKISVRHSNFGANAPLIGSIAIVSYNFFNGSINFY from the coding sequence ATGAGTAACAAGCAAGGTTCTAATATAAAAGATGTAAAAATTAAAAATAAGTTAATAATATTGAAATTACTTTCTACAAATACACCTATGTCCAGAGTTGATTTAGCTAAATCTACAGGTCTTACTAAAATGACCTTATCAAATCTGGTTACTGAACTTATTAATGAAAACATGATTAGGGAAATAGAATCATCAACTTTAAATGCACATTCATCAGGTCGTAAACCTATTTTATTAGATATTTCTAATATATCACCCTGTATTTGTGGAATTCTAATAAGAAGAAATATATGTAAGGTAATTATTTCAGACTTGAAAGGTAATATTGTAAAACAACTTTCTGAAACTTACCCTAAATATCTATCAAATGATGTCTTAAAAGATATAATAAAGAGAATGTTTACTAAGATAATGAAAATCAATAAGAGAGAGATAATTGGAATCGGTATTTCTTCAATAGGTCCAGTAGATGATATAAATGGTACTATACTAAATCCTCCAGACTTTGGAGATGTATCAAATCTAAATATAGTAGATTTTATAAAAGAAATGTCTGATTTGCCAATATTTTTGATAAATGATGCTAATTCAGGTGCATTAGCAGAAAAAATGTATGGTTTAGGTAAAAATATATCAAATTATATATACCTACACATAATGAATGGTATTGGTGCTGGTCTAGTGCTAGAAAATAAGCTTCATACTGGTAACCTAGGACAAAGCGGAGAAATAGGACATACATCAATTAATTTTAGTGGACCATTATGTAGTTGTGGTAACAATGGATGTTTAGATTATTACACAAGTGCTAGTAATCTAATTAAAAGAATTGAATCATTGAGCCATATTTATTCAAACTCTCCATTAATTAACTGTAAAGACTTTTCTTTAGTCAAGTTGATAGATGAGGCAAATAATAAAGATAGTCTTGCTATGTTTTTGCTTGATGAATTTTGTACATATGTATCATATGCACTGGTTAATACACTTACATTGATTGATTGTAGCTCTATAATAATAGGCTATGACTTTAATGTACCTGGTACATTTATAGAAAATACATTATTAAAAAAATTGACTGCTTCAGCAAGTTTTTCTAAATATAAAAAAATAAGTGTAAGACATTCAAATTTTGGAGCAAATGCACCATTAATCGGCTCTATAGCCATTGTCAGTTATAATTTTTTTAATGGTAGTATAAATTTTTATTAA
- a CDS encoding ferritin encodes MISAKMEKLLNEQINHELYSAYLYLSMSSYLEAEGLKGFSNWFYVQYKEETDHAMFFYKYLHNVGGKVQLDAIPMPDSDFTSAMDILERTLAHEKKVTALINNLAAVANSESDFRTSQFLLWFISEQAEEETNCEDNIKRVKLAGEGGLFFVDQEFANRTYTAPTNPPVTI; translated from the coding sequence ATGATTTCAGCTAAAATGGAAAAATTACTTAATGAGCAGATTAACCATGAATTATATTCTGCGTATCTTTACCTTTCTATGTCTTCTTATCTTGAAGCAGAAGGGCTTAAAGGATTTTCTAATTGGTTTTATGTTCAGTATAAGGAAGAGACAGACCATGCTATGTTTTTTTACAAATACTTACATAATGTAGGAGGAAAGGTTCAACTTGATGCTATCCCAATGCCAGACTCAGACTTTACTTCTGCAATGGATATTCTTGAGCGTACGTTAGCTCATGAAAAAAAGGTTACAGCTTTAATAAACAATTTAGCAGCTGTAGCAAACTCTGAGTCAGACTTTAGAACTTCTCAATTCTTACTTTGGTTTATATCTGAACAAGCAGAAGAAGAAACAAATTGTGAAGACAATATAAAGCGTGTTAAACTTGCTGGAGAGGGTGGTCTATTCTTTGTTGACCAAGAATTTGCTAATCGTACATATACAGCTCCAACAAATCCACCTGTTACAATATAA
- a CDS encoding histidinol-phosphate transaminase → MIEKLLRNTVKELHQYVPGEPIEKVKEKYGVKEIIKLASNENPLGPSPKAMEAMTYMLKQGQLYPEPEANELRRKLAEKLDLRPENFIVANGADNVITLIGEAFINRGDEVIYCNPTFPSYRTATIKNEGIPVDVPLTEDYKYDLQGILDKITDKTKLICVCNPNNPTGTIVDDKELEEFLKKVPENIITILDEAYIEFLTVPNYVDGLKYVRENYNVIVTRTFSKIYGLAGLRVGYGIAKDEIIRTLFTVKEPFSANRIAISGATAALDDEEFIKETYDLNRVGMAYFKEEFTKMGFDVVDSQSNFLYVDMKTDIPKLFEELKKRGFIIRPSATHARVSIGTMEENKKFVAVLKEILNIKEETSIG, encoded by the coding sequence ATGATAGAAAAATTATTGAGAAATACAGTAAAAGAATTACATCAATATGTTCCAGGTGAACCAATAGAAAAAGTTAAGGAAAAATATGGTGTAAAAGAAATAATAAAATTAGCTTCAAATGAAAATCCTCTAGGTCCATCACCAAAAGCAATGGAAGCTATGACTTATATGTTAAAACAAGGTCAACTTTATCCAGAACCAGAAGCTAATGAACTTAGAAGAAAATTAGCTGAAAAATTAGATTTAAGACCAGAAAATTTTATTGTTGCTAATGGTGCGGACAACGTTATTACACTAATAGGTGAAGCTTTTATAAATAGAGGGGATGAAGTTATATACTGTAACCCAACATTCCCATCATATAGAACTGCAACTATAAAAAATGAAGGGATACCAGTAGATGTACCTTTAACAGAAGATTATAAGTATGATTTACAAGGTATACTAGATAAGATTACAGATAAGACAAAATTAATATGTGTGTGCAATCCTAATAATCCAACAGGAACAATTGTAGATGATAAAGAGTTAGAAGAATTTTTAAAGAAAGTCCCTGAAAATATTATAACTATATTGGATGAAGCATATATAGAATTTTTAACAGTGCCTAATTATGTAGATGGACTTAAGTATGTAAGAGAAAATTACAATGTTATAGTAACAAGAACTTTCTCTAAAATATATGGTCTTGCAGGGCTTAGAGTAGGGTATGGTATTGCTAAAGACGAAATAATAAGAACTTTATTTACAGTAAAAGAGCCTTTCTCTGCAAACCGTATTGCTATAAGTGGAGCAACAGCAGCACTTGATGATGAAGAATTTATAAAAGAAACGTATGACTTGAATAGAGTTGGAATGGCTTACTTTAAAGAAGAGTTTACAAAAATGGGATTTGATGTTGTGGATTCACAATCAAACTTCCTTTATGTAGATATGAAAACAGATATACCTAAGCTATTTGAAGAGTTGAAAAAAAGAGGTTTTATAATAAGACCAAGTGCTACACATGCACGTGTAAGTATTGGAACTATGGAGGAAAATAAGAAATTTGTAGCAGTTTTAAAGGAAATATTAAATATTAAAGAAGAAACAAGTATTGGATAA
- a CDS encoding 2-oxoglutarate oxidoreductase, translating into MVAEKLTPSVVSIPNKFCPGCGHGIVNRIIAEVIEEHGYEKNHVLTLGVGCVCNMNFSWNGDKMQTAHGRASSTAIGIKVARPETLVMTYQGDGDAYVIGLSETLNTAYRNHNVTVFVINNNNFAMTGGQMSWTTMPGQVTTTSVNGRDIKTTGSPLKVPEMVASFFDVAYVARGSVHSPKEIINLKKYIKNAIEAQLNGEGYSLVEILAPCPTNWGVSLEKSIKWIEEEIVPYYTLGEFKQRDGE; encoded by the coding sequence ATGGTTGCAGAAAAATTAACACCTAGCGTTGTTTCAATACCAAACAAATTTTGCCCAGGTTGTGGTCATGGAATAGTAAATCGTATAATAGCAGAGGTAATAGAAGAACATGGATATGAAAAAAATCATGTATTGACTTTAGGAGTTGGCTGTGTTTGTAATATGAATTTTAGCTGGAATGGAGACAAAATGCAAACTGCACATGGTAGAGCTTCTTCTACAGCTATAGGAATCAAAGTAGCACGTCCAGAAACATTAGTAATGACTTATCAAGGTGATGGAGATGCTTATGTTATAGGTCTTTCTGAAACTTTAAATACTGCATACAGAAATCATAATGTGACTGTATTTGTAATAAATAACAACAACTTTGCAATGACTGGTGGACAAATGTCATGGACTACTATGCCAGGTCAAGTTACAACAACAAGTGTAAATGGAAGAGATATAAAGACTACTGGTAGTCCACTAAAAGTTCCTGAAATGGTGGCAAGTTTCTTTGATGTAGCTTATGTAGCAAGAGGTTCAGTTCATAGTCCAAAGGAAATAATTAATCTAAAAAAATATATAAAAAATGCAATAGAAGCTCAATTAAATGGAGAGGGATATTCATTAGTTGAAATATTAGCACCTTGTCCAACTAACTGGGGTGTATCACTAGAGAAATCTATCAAATGGATTGAAGAAGAAATTGTGCCATATTATACTCTTGGCGAATTTAAGCAAAGGGATGGTGAATAG
- a CDS encoding 4Fe-4S binding protein translates to MSLKINADRCKSCGYCVISCKKGALKISNNINKEGYAHVEVDESKCILCGICYQVCPDNVFEIIKEEACQEA, encoded by the coding sequence ATGAGCTTAAAAATAAACGCAGATAGATGTAAAAGTTGTGGATATTGCGTTATATCTTGTAAAAAGGGAGCATTAAAAATATCAAACAATATAAATAAAGAAGGATATGCTCATGTAGAGGTTGATGAAAGTAAATGCATACTTTGTGGAATTTGCTACCAAGTGTGTCCAGATAATGTTTTTGAAATAATTAAAGAAGAAGCATGTCAAGAAGCTTAG
- a CDS encoding MFS transporter: MRDPKKRAIYTYSSSINLAYNFIGYFVSTVTNIFLTDVAKLGVIMAGGMQIVQSFIKIAVAPITGTVFDKQPFKKGKYYPWLRYAPATLALTYGIFFIVPLMKISPALLLPLMTALLLIASCAQQVVFTIIYAIYPVVAKTPRDRVIGSTTTNIFKEVGKFLVGFSYPLLLVLFADVLGGEGMGYLGTYLFFAVGCLLVFWFSSTEIIKSGAEEEVLQKEEKPKIKASEMAKALFTNVPLMMAFCLEFLICIRSIGLGPLAPYYFKYVIEDERGLAVFLSIMPLVSVAFMFFAPVFIKICREQKLASIISFSICALCHLLVVWTPWGKTTLGVTMLLAIGGGFSNVVSIINLNFFAGSCDYGHWKSGKDLPGLSMSLYPVAIQVGVLLATTIRTVLMNSMGYQADIVVTEAVKTGFINMISYSMAIPLIIAVVIAILYPVSDKKLNQIREELNQRNA; this comes from the coding sequence ATGAGAGACCCTAAGAAAAGAGCAATATACACATATTCAAGTTCTATAAACCTAGCGTACAATTTTATAGGTTATTTTGTATCAACCGTGACAAATATCTTTTTAACTGATGTAGCAAAACTTGGTGTAATTATGGCAGGTGGTATGCAAATTGTACAATCTTTTATAAAAATTGCTGTAGCTCCTATAACGGGTACAGTATTTGACAAACAACCATTCAAAAAAGGAAAATATTATCCATGGCTTAGATATGCACCAGCAACGTTAGCATTAACATATGGGATATTTTTCATAGTTCCATTAATGAAAATAAGTCCAGCATTACTTTTACCTTTAATGACAGCTTTATTATTAATAGCATCTTGTGCTCAGCAAGTAGTTTTCACTATAATTTATGCTATTTACCCTGTGGTTGCTAAGACACCTAGAGACAGAGTTATAGGTTCAACTACTACTAATATATTCAAAGAAGTTGGTAAATTCTTAGTAGGTTTTTCATATCCGTTATTATTAGTTTTATTTGCAGATGTATTAGGTGGAGAAGGAATGGGTTATTTAGGTACATATTTATTCTTTGCAGTAGGGTGTCTTTTAGTATTTTGGTTTTCTTCAACAGAGATAATAAAATCTGGTGCAGAAGAAGAAGTTCTTCAAAAAGAAGAAAAGCCAAAAATTAAAGCAAGTGAAATGGCAAAAGCACTATTTACTAATGTACCACTTATGATGGCATTTTGTTTAGAGTTTCTTATATGTATAAGATCTATAGGTTTAGGACCTTTGGCTCCATATTATTTTAAATATGTAATAGAAGACGAACGTGGATTAGCAGTATTTTTATCAATAATGCCTTTGGTAAGTGTAGCATTCATGTTTTTCGCACCAGTATTTATAAAAATCTGTAGAGAGCAAAAACTAGCCTCAATAATTTCTTTTTCTATCTGTGCATTATGCCACTTATTGGTTGTATGGACTCCTTGGGGAAAAACTACTTTAGGTGTAACTATGTTGCTGGCAATTGGAGGAGGTTTTTCAAATGTAGTATCAATAATAAATCTTAACTTCTTTGCTGGTTCTTGTGATTATGGGCATTGGAAATCAGGAAAAGATTTACCTGGTTTAAGTATGTCACTGTATCCAGTTGCAATACAAGTAGGAGTATTACTTGCAACTACTATAAGAACAGTCTTGATGAATTCAATGGGATATCAAGCTGATATAGTAGTTACAGAGGCAGTTAAAACAGGTTTTATAAATATGATTTCTTATTCTATGGCAATACCTTTAATAATAGCTGTTGTTATAGCAATACTATATCCAGTGAGTGACAAGAAATTAAATCAAATAAGAGAAGAATTAAATCAAAGAAATGCTTAG